From Synechococcus sp. A10-1-5-1, a single genomic window includes:
- the atpH gene encoding ATP synthase F1 subunit delta: MPLLNTVTTPYAEAFLQVVESRNEADEVIEQAKAVLALWNDSPDLREAMGSPVLEVAAKKAAIEKLFADQLKPSFLNLLKLLADRQRIGMLDAVLDRTLELYREQRNIALASVTSASALNEEQQAELSKKVQAVAGTDKLEINLSVDPNLIGGFVVKVGSKVIDASLAGQVRRLGLALAKVS; encoded by the coding sequence ATGCCGCTGCTCAACACCGTCACGACCCCCTACGCCGAGGCTTTCCTTCAGGTGGTCGAAAGTCGGAATGAAGCCGACGAGGTCATCGAACAAGCCAAGGCTGTTCTTGCCCTTTGGAACGACTCGCCTGACCTCCGGGAAGCCATGGGTTCTCCTGTTTTGGAGGTGGCCGCCAAGAAGGCAGCCATTGAGAAGCTCTTTGCTGATCAACTCAAGCCCTCTTTCCTCAATCTGCTGAAGCTGCTGGCCGACCGCCAGCGCATCGGCATGCTCGACGCTGTGCTGGATCGCACGCTCGAGCTCTACCGCGAGCAGCGCAACATCGCTCTCGCTTCTGTCACCTCTGCCTCTGCTCTCAATGAGGAGCAACAGGCTGAGCTCAGCAAGAAGGTTCAGGCCGTGGCCGGTACCGACAAGCTGGAGATCAATCTGAGTGTCGACCCCAATTTGATCGGCGGTTTCGTCGTCAAAGTCGGCTCCAAGGTGATCGACGCCAGCCTCGCGGGTCAGGTGCGTCGCCTCGGACTGGCGCTGGCCAAGGTGAGCTAG
- the atpB gene encoding F0F1 ATP synthase subunit A has product MGSLPLVLPLAELEVGQHLYWQLGNLKIHGQVFLSSWVVIGALLAFIFVGTRKMERDPRGVQNLIEFLWDYIRNLAREQIGEKAYRDWLPFVGTLFLFIFVSNWGGALVPWKLVHLPNGELGAPTADINTTVALALLVSLAYFYAGLSRKGFRYFEYYVEPTPIMLPFKIIEDFTKPLSLSFRLFGNILADELVVAVLAFLVPILVPLPAMFLGLFTSAIQALIFATLAGNYIGEAVHEEHH; this is encoded by the coding sequence ATGGGTTCCTTGCCACTCGTTCTTCCTTTAGCCGAATTGGAGGTGGGCCAACACCTCTACTGGCAGCTTGGGAATCTCAAGATTCACGGACAGGTGTTCCTGAGCTCCTGGGTTGTGATCGGAGCCCTGCTGGCCTTCATCTTTGTGGGCACCCGCAAGATGGAGCGCGATCCACGCGGTGTCCAAAACCTCATCGAATTCCTCTGGGATTACATCCGTAACCTCGCCAGAGAGCAGATCGGTGAAAAGGCTTATCGGGATTGGTTGCCCTTCGTTGGCACCCTCTTTTTGTTCATCTTCGTGAGCAACTGGGGTGGAGCCCTGGTCCCTTGGAAGTTGGTCCATCTCCCGAACGGTGAGCTTGGTGCTCCGACCGCTGACATCAACACCACTGTTGCTCTGGCTCTGTTGGTGTCACTGGCCTACTTCTATGCAGGCCTGAGTCGGAAGGGTTTCCGGTACTTCGAGTACTACGTGGAGCCCACTCCGATCATGCTTCCTTTCAAGATCATCGAGGACTTCACCAAACCTCTGTCCCTGTCCTTCCGTTTGTTCGGAAACATCCTTGCGGACGAGTTGGTTGTCGCAGTTCTTGCGTTCTTGGTCCCCATCCTGGTGCCCCTGCCGGCCATGTTCCTTGGCCTTTTCACCAGTGCAATCCAGGCTTTGATCTTCGCGACCCTCGCCGGCAACTACATCGGCGAGGCTGTCCACGAAGAACATCACTGA
- the atpE gene encoding ATP synthase F0 subunit C, which translates to MDSITSAASVIAAGLAVGLGAIGPGIGQGTAAGSAVEGIARQPEADGKIRGTLLLSLAFMEALTIYGLVVALVLLFANPFAG; encoded by the coding sequence ATGGATTCCATCACCTCTGCAGCGTCCGTGATCGCCGCTGGTCTGGCTGTCGGCCTCGGCGCCATTGGCCCTGGTATCGGTCAGGGCACCGCTGCCGGCTCCGCTGTTGAAGGCATCGCTCGCCAGCCCGAGGCTGACGGCAAGATCCGCGGCACCCTGCTGCTGTCCCTGGCCTTCATGGAAGCTCTCACCATCTACGGCCTTGTGGTCGCTCTGGTGCTGCTGTTCGCCAACCCCTTCGCTGGCTGA
- a CDS encoding F0F1 ATP synthase subunit B', producing the protein MTSWLLLGATEGGLFDLDATLPLMAVQVVLLTFILNSLFFRPVGRVVEEREGYVITSRAEAKQKLAQVERLEADLRDQLKEARVASQKLIQEAEQDSDKLYRDALAAATADANASREQARREIDAQRESALSQLKSDADKLGDLIVDRLLAAK; encoded by the coding sequence ATGACCAGCTGGCTTTTGCTAGGTGCAACGGAGGGAGGTCTCTTTGACCTCGATGCCACCCTGCCCTTGATGGCAGTACAGGTGGTTCTCCTCACCTTCATCCTCAACTCCCTGTTCTTCCGTCCCGTCGGTCGTGTCGTCGAAGAACGCGAGGGTTACGTCATCACCAGCCGGGCCGAGGCCAAGCAGAAGCTTGCCCAGGTCGAGCGACTGGAAGCAGATCTTCGTGATCAGCTGAAGGAGGCCCGAGTGGCCAGCCAGAAGCTGATTCAAGAAGCGGAGCAAGATTCCGACAAGCTCTACCGGGATGCACTCGCTGCTGCGACTGCTGATGCGAATGCTTCCCGTGAGCAGGCTCGCCGTGAGATTGATGCTCAACGCGAGTCAGCTCTGAGTCAGCTCAAGTCTGACGCCGACAAGCTCGGCGATCTGATCGTCGATCGTCTGCTGGCTGCAAAATGA
- a CDS encoding ATP synthase has product MEVTSLETELNQADGALDDPMVVGADSSLDDFDRLQRRLILATVLVAASAVPITALIFDLHTAISVLIGGLGGALYMRLLARSVGKLAQGSKKVGKLQLLVPVVLVMAAIRLPELEILPIFLGFLLYKPVVIFQALSDL; this is encoded by the coding sequence ATGGAGGTCACCTCTCTGGAAACGGAGTTGAACCAGGCTGATGGCGCTCTTGATGACCCAATGGTCGTCGGAGCGGATTCTTCCCTGGACGACTTCGACCGACTTCAGCGTCGCTTGATACTGGCCACAGTTTTGGTTGCTGCTTCTGCAGTGCCCATCACGGCTCTGATCTTCGACCTTCACACTGCCATCAGCGTGCTGATTGGCGGCCTCGGTGGAGCTCTCTACATGCGGCTTCTTGCCCGCAGCGTCGGAAAGCTTGCTCAAGGTTCAAAGAAGGTTGGAAAGCTTCAGCTGCTTGTCCCCGTGGTGCTTGTGATGGCAGCGATTCGTCTGCCTGAGCTCGAGATCCTGCCAATTTTTCTTGGCTTTCTCCTCTACAAGCCCGTCGTGATTTTTCAGGCTCTCTCAGATCTTTGA
- a CDS encoding F0F1 ATP synthase subunit B: MTLPSLFASHGSFGLNFDLFETNIINLAIVIFALYKFLPNFLGGILERRRAIILADLKDAEERLSSATAALSQAQQDLAAAQQKADQIRVDGKARAEAIRLDSEKRTIDEMARLKQGAAADLDAEASRVSNQLRREAARLAIEKALATLPGKLNADGQAKLVNQSIKTLGNA, encoded by the coding sequence ATGACTCTTCCAAGCCTTTTCGCCTCCCACGGCAGCTTTGGTCTCAACTTCGACCTGTTCGAGACCAACATCATCAACCTCGCGATTGTCATTTTCGCGCTCTACAAGTTTCTGCCTAATTTCCTTGGCGGCATTCTTGAGCGCCGACGCGCGATCATCCTTGCTGATCTGAAGGACGCTGAAGAGCGCCTCAGTTCTGCGACTGCAGCTTTGTCCCAAGCCCAACAGGATCTGGCCGCTGCCCAGCAGAAGGCCGATCAGATTCGTGTTGACGGCAAGGCTCGCGCCGAAGCCATCCGCCTTGACTCTGAGAAGCGCACCATCGATGAGATGGCGCGTCTTAAGCAGGGCGCTGCTGCGGATCTCGATGCTGAGGCTTCCCGTGTCAGCAATCAGCTCCGCCGTGAGGCAGCCCGACTGGCCATCGAGAAGGCTCTAGCCACCCTGCCGGGCAAGCTCAACGCTGATGGTCAGGCAAAGCTGGTGAATCAGTCCATCAAAACGTTGGGGAACGCCTGA
- a CDS encoding class I SAM-dependent methyltransferase, with the protein MTQAPADAATPVVSDFYDRFPYPGDPLQDGPPPGYNWRWCVDAAYSASTGALPPLRPEGEPLRILDAGCGTGVSTDYLAHLNPGAQILAVDISPGTLEVARERCRRSGAFEQAQVRIENRSLLDLAGEGPFDYINSVGVLHHLRQPEAGLRALSQLLKPGALLHLFLYADGGRWEIHRTQRALSAMGVGTGEEGLRLGRQLFSELPEHNRLRRNHEQRWAIDCAADANFADMYLHPQETSYNLERLMAFVASADLQFAGFSNPGVWNPARLLQGELLERAQSLPPEAQWRLVEDLDPDISHFEFFLSKGPVREQRWDEDSSLLSAIGCRNRCLWGWPGRALLDSDMAPLDVSAEGFTLLQVLEQSPPDTAIGQLPLDWSTAQIASVARELQRQRVLLLRPVQGGAA; encoded by the coding sequence ATGACCCAGGCCCCTGCCGATGCCGCCACCCCGGTGGTGAGTGACTTTTACGACCGTTTCCCCTATCCAGGCGATCCGCTGCAAGACGGCCCACCGCCTGGATACAACTGGCGCTGGTGTGTGGACGCTGCTTACTCCGCAAGTACCGGTGCCCTGCCGCCGCTGCGCCCTGAGGGCGAGCCTCTGCGGATCCTCGATGCCGGTTGTGGGACGGGGGTCAGCACCGATTACCTCGCCCACCTCAATCCAGGGGCTCAGATCCTGGCCGTTGATATCTCGCCGGGCACCTTGGAGGTGGCCCGGGAGCGCTGCCGGCGCTCGGGGGCTTTTGAGCAAGCCCAGGTCCGCATTGAAAACCGGAGCTTGCTGGACTTGGCTGGAGAGGGTCCGTTCGACTACATCAACTCCGTTGGGGTGTTGCACCACCTGCGGCAACCGGAGGCGGGCTTACGGGCCCTGTCCCAGCTGCTCAAACCCGGCGCTTTGCTGCACCTGTTCCTCTATGCAGATGGCGGTCGTTGGGAAATCCATCGCACCCAGCGGGCCTTGAGCGCAATGGGTGTGGGGACGGGGGAAGAAGGGTTGCGTCTTGGTCGTCAGTTGTTCAGCGAGCTTCCTGAGCACAACAGGCTTCGTCGCAATCATGAGCAGCGCTGGGCCATCGACTGCGCTGCCGACGCGAACTTCGCGGACATGTATCTCCACCCACAGGAGACCAGCTACAACCTGGAGCGCTTGATGGCCTTTGTGGCCTCAGCTGATTTGCAATTTGCTGGTTTCTCCAATCCAGGGGTCTGGAACCCCGCTCGCCTCCTGCAAGGAGAGTTGTTGGAGAGGGCTCAGAGCCTTCCCCCGGAGGCGCAATGGCGCTTGGTTGAAGATCTGGATCCCGACATCAGTCACTTTGAGTTCTTTCTCAGCAAGGGGCCAGTACGGGAACAGCGCTGGGACGAGGACAGCAGCCTTCTCTCCGCCATTGGCTGCCGGAATCGCTGCCTCTGGGGGTGGCCTGGCCGCGCCCTACTGGATTCCGACATGGCACCCCTGGACGTGAGTGCCGAGGGGTTCACCCTGTTACAAGTGCTCGAGCAGTCTCCTCCGGACACAGCCATCGGTCAGCTCCCATTGGACTGGTCGACTGCTCAGATCGCTTCTGTGGCAAGGGAACTGCAGAGGCAACGGGTTCTGCTGCTTCGTCCAGTCCAGGGCGGAGCAGCGTGA